The Vibrio tritonius genomic sequence CCAAAATTGGCTTCACAGTGGTACAACCCATAAATGTCGGCCAGGTCGACTGTCGTAATACCCAGATCAATATGTTGTTCTAAAAAACGAGTTCGTTCTTGAACCGACATATTCCAGTCATCTAAACGCCAATATCCTTGTACTAACTCTGAAAACAATGGGCCTGACGGCGCCATTTTTACCTGTTCAACCATATGAATCTCCTATTTTTTCCAATAGTAAAGACGCACACGAACAATCACAAAACCAATCAATAACTCTGCTTGTTAACTCACAATTTCACTTTACACCACACATTTTGTTACAGCGTCACTTAAAATTGGCATTTATTGGAATTTATCACCCACAACAAAAAAGCGTGCCCTAAAGGCACGCTTCGACATTGCTCAACATATTCGTTGAATAAGACTTAGAAGGTGTAACCAACCGACGCCATAAAGACAACAGGGTTGATGTCTACGTCAGTTGATACTTTCGTGCTACCAAGCTTGTAGTGCGCAGTGGTATCAATGTCTGCGTACCAAAGTGATGCGTTCACAAACCATGTGTCGTTCACTTGATAATCAACACCGATATTCGCTGCTAGACCCCAAGAATCGTCTAGATCCAAGTCTGATAGACCTGCTGTATGACCATTATTGTTAAAATGAGCGTCATAAAAGTTAGTGTAATTCACACCCACACCCGCGTATGGCTGCCATTTTGCCGCAGGTTCATTGAAGTAGTATTCAACCATCAATGTTGGTGGCAACTGTTTAGTCGTTGCGATATCGCGATTTAGCAGGTCAGTAGAAATATCGTGTGAAAACGGTGTTGCTGCTAAAAGAGAAAGACCAACATGATCAGTTAGCATGTAATCAAACGTTAAACCAAGTTGAGTATTGGTGTTAACAGCAAGTTTACTTGTTGTACCTGTGATGTCATCACTATCGTCTAGAGGGATTACTGATGCGATACCCGCACGCATAAAGAAATCACCTTGTTGGTGAGCAAGTACGTTAGTTGATGCTAGGGCAGAAAGGACTGCTAATCCACATAATGCTTTTTTCATTTGTTATTTTCCTTTATCAGGGCTAGTAATTATTTTTCTGCGCGCAGAGTAGCACACCAAAAACACGCCGTTTTGACTGAAATCAATTTGTAACAATCCAACCCTATAAAAATAACTATATGCAACTTCCATCACCATTTTTCGAACAATATTCAACGCTATTACAACTAGTTATCAATTGGTTAATTTATTTTTATTTTCTGTTCTTGAAAAGACATAAGTGAACCCTAATATAGAAATTGGGTTGGATATAACACCAACCCATACAATGTGACTAGAAAGCACTAATTCTCAAACAGGAGGTATATTATGAGCTTGATTCCACGTGATTCTTGGTCAGACTTCAATCGTTTGTTTAATAATGCGTTTCCGTCTATTCGACCACGTTTCGAAGCCGAATTCTTTTCTCCACGCGTTGATGTAATAGAAAAAGAAAACGCTTTTGAAATCATTGCCGACTTACCCGGAGTCGCCAAAGAAGACGTCACAGTC encodes the following:
- the ompW gene encoding outer membrane protein OmpW, whose product is MKKALCGLAVLSALASTNVLAHQQGDFFMRAGIASVIPLDDSDDITGTTSKLAVNTNTQLGLTFDYMLTDHVGLSLLAATPFSHDISTDLLNRDIATTKQLPPTLMVEYYFNEPAAKWQPYAGVGVNYTNFYDAHFNNNGHTAGLSDLDLDDSWGLAANIGVDYQVNDTWFVNASLWYADIDTTAHYKLGSTKVSTDVDINPVVFMASVGYTF